CCTGATCTCTGACGACATCCTTTCTCCGATCCATACCCCCTTTCCAACCCTCCCCCCCTCGGAGGGGGAGGGGACGGGTGGGGGGCTTTCTGGGCAATTCCAACGTGCGCTATGCTGTCCGCTCGTTTGGGGGGATTTGCTAGCCAAAGAGTACTTGACAGGCCAAGGGTTGTAAAGGCGAATTAAGCCTTAATTTCTTATTGACAACGAATCCAATGGGATGGATATGTAATCGGGGGCACGTGGCAACGTGCCCCTACAATCGAACGGTTCGGGAAACCGACATCGAACACCAATGGACGATAGATCGTGAAAATCCTGTAGGGGCACGTTGCTACGTGCCCTAGACGGAAGGGTAGGGTGGCATGAACAATAACCTCCAACGCCCGCACCGCCGCAGCGTCCGTCTGACGGGTTACGACTATTCGCAGGCTGGGGCGTATTTCATCACCACCTGTGTCCAGGATCGGATATTGTTGTTCGGCGAGGCGGTGGATGGAGAAATGCGATTAAATGAATATGGTGAAATCGTACGTCGGGAATGGGAACGGACCGGTAAAATCCGACAGGATGTGGGGATAGACGCATTTGTGATCATGCCAAACCATTTCCATGGAATTATCGTCATCGACCCGGGTAGGGGCACGTTGCAACGTGCCCCTACAACCGAACGGTTCGGGAAACCGACGTCGAACACCATTCCGACCATTGTTCGACTGTTCAAATCGACAACTACCAGACAAATTGATTTCGCTAGAGTAAAAGGGACCCACCTAACACGGCAATGATCGAGCAAAAGGAGCCCACTCTGATACGCTCGCTGTTTCTCGTGTGTTCGAGCAAGACCACACCAGAGACAGGGAGGGAGAGGAGTGCTAGGGATGGATCAGTACGAGCTCATCAGGACGGCCGCTCGGGTGTATCAGAAGAGTATTCGTCAGATCGCGCGGGAGACTGGGCATACACGCAAAACGATCCGCAAGGTTCTAGCTGGCTGGGAGCCTAAGTACCGGAGGAGGCACGAACCGGCCTCCCGGGTGATGGACTCGGTCGCCGCCATCATCGAGGGCTGGCTCCGCACGGATCAGGAGACCCCCAAGAAGCATCGCCACACGGCGCACCGGATCTGGACCCGACTGGTCGA
This genomic stretch from Candidatus Methylomirabilis limnetica harbors:
- a CDS encoding transposase, coding for MNNNLQRPHRRSVRLTGYDYSQAGAYFITTCVQDRILLFGEAVDGEMRLNEYGEIVRREWERTGKIRQDVGIDAFVIMPNHFHGIIVIDPGRGTLQRAPTTERFGKPTSNTIPTIVRLFKSTTTRQIDFARVKGTHLTRQ